In a single window of the Desulfovibrio sp. ZJ209 genome:
- the lysA gene encoding diaminopimelate decarboxylase, which yields MSDLRSTYTDRLRFYGDTTPRELADRFGTPLYVYSERILRERCRDLMGLSARDGFGVNYSVKANANPSLLRIIHEEGLVADAMSPGELVMDALGGFAPEEILYISNNNTPEEMLTALAHGVLISVDSLSQLDMLGGLNRGGRVMARFNPGIGAGHHAKVITAGKATKFGISPDKMDEVFALLRKHELTLAGINQHIGSLFMEPTGYLEAAKVLLELAGNLPPDILKSLETIDFGGGFGIPYHKYDDEPRLDLAALGQGLHALISEWAAATGYAGRFLVEPGRYVVAECGILLGRVTATKENAGTRYVGTDIGFNVLMRPVMYDSFHDLEAYRGDGKDGGDDILQTVVGNICESGDILAKDRLLPRLREGDVLGVLDAGAYGFSMASNYNQRYLPAEVLIQADGTPRLIRRRETAHDLTRRLEGLGGD from the coding sequence ATGTCCGACCTGCGTTCAACCTATACCGACAGGCTCCGCTTTTATGGCGACACCACCCCGCGCGAGCTGGCCGACCGTTTCGGCACGCCGCTCTATGTCTACAGCGAGCGCATCCTGCGCGAACGCTGCCGCGACCTCATGGGCCTTTCTGCCAGGGACGGCTTTGGCGTCAACTATTCGGTCAAGGCCAACGCCAATCCTTCCCTGCTGCGCATCATTCACGAGGAGGGCCTGGTGGCTGACGCCATGAGCCCGGGCGAGCTCGTCATGGACGCGCTCGGTGGTTTTGCCCCGGAGGAGATCCTCTACATCTCCAACAACAATACCCCCGAAGAGATGCTCACGGCCCTTGCGCACGGCGTGCTCATCAGCGTGGATTCGCTCTCGCAGCTCGACATGCTCGGCGGCCTCAATCGCGGCGGCCGCGTCATGGCCCGTTTCAACCCCGGCATCGGCGCGGGCCACCACGCCAAGGTCATCACGGCGGGCAAGGCCACCAAGTTCGGCATTTCGCCGGACAAAATGGACGAGGTCTTCGCCCTGTTGCGCAAGCATGAGCTCACCCTCGCCGGCATCAACCAGCACATCGGCTCGCTCTTCATGGAGCCCACGGGGTATCTCGAGGCCGCGAAGGTGCTGCTCGAGCTCGCCGGAAACCTGCCGCCCGACATACTGAAATCGCTGGAGACCATCGACTTCGGGGGCGGTTTCGGCATCCCCTACCATAAATATGACGACGAGCCCCGGCTCGACCTCGCGGCCCTGGGCCAGGGCCTGCACGCCCTCATCAGCGAATGGGCCGCGGCCACAGGCTACGCGGGCCGCTTTTTGGTGGAGCCGGGCCGCTATGTGGTGGCCGAATGCGGCATCCTGCTCGGGCGCGTCACCGCCACCAAGGAAAACGCGGGCACGCGCTATGTGGGCACGGACATCGGCTTCAATGTGCTCATGCGGCCGGTGATGTACGATTCCTTCCACGATCTCGAAGCCTATCGCGGCGACGGGAAGGACGGCGGCGACGACATCCTGCAGACAGTGGTCGGCAATATCTGCGAAAGCGGCGACATCCTCGCAAAAGACCGGCTGCTGCCGCGCTTGCGTGAAGGCGATGTGCTCGGCGTGCTGGACGCCGGCGCCTATGGCTTCAGCATGGCCTCCAACTATAACCAGCGTTACCTGCCGGCCGAGGTGCTTATCCAGGCCGACGGCACGCCGCGCCTCATCCGCCGCAGGGAGACGGCCCACGACCTGACCCGCCGCCTCGAGGGCCTTGGCGGGGACTAG
- a CDS encoding MATE family efflux transporter, with amino-acid sequence MPKPELGTSPRAIWSLTWPQLLMMYIVFFMGLTSVWVGGQISANVQAALGMVTQCSLFLMVVIMALSSGATAAISQSLGAFRVRRAERYVATTVLGSLGLGLIMALVGWGYGDGILRLIMVPEAIRPLAAELWQVFMLTLPAQYVYSATGVIFRATRLVLPPLWVAALVCAANLACCLGFGLGWFGLPDCGYMGLAWSNFGAQCLGAACNTLLLVRSGYLRRRAIPSLRWLRMGLPYLVRVALPAAAAQIVWQSGYLTLFVLVASLPVDSVHALAGLTAGLRAEALLFLPGMAFNMTVAVLVGNSLGEGRPAQAKRVALALVGLAAAAMSVVAIIIWPFRADIAALLSQEAATRAQIVSYLSYNLVSTPFSIASTVMGGIMVGAGATQYNLMVYGGTFWIVRLPLGWLLGHRLWGTASGVFAAMLVSQCLQALIMLYVVLRCDWARFAMNRQRRPR; translated from the coding sequence ATGCCCAAGCCCGAACTCGGAACCTCGCCCCGCGCCATCTGGAGCCTGACATGGCCCCAGCTGCTCATGATGTACATCGTGTTCTTCATGGGCCTCACGAGCGTGTGGGTGGGGGGGCAGATCAGCGCCAATGTCCAGGCCGCCCTCGGCATGGTGACGCAGTGCTCCCTCTTCCTCATGGTGGTCATCATGGCGCTCTCGAGCGGCGCCACGGCGGCCATCAGCCAGTCCCTCGGGGCCTTCCGGGTGCGCCGCGCGGAGCGCTACGTGGCGACGACCGTCCTCGGCAGCCTGGGGCTCGGGCTGATCATGGCTCTCGTCGGCTGGGGGTACGGCGACGGGATACTCCGGCTCATCATGGTGCCCGAAGCCATCCGGCCGCTGGCAGCCGAGCTCTGGCAGGTCTTCATGCTCACGCTGCCCGCGCAATATGTGTATTCCGCCACCGGCGTCATCTTTCGCGCGACGCGGCTGGTGCTCCCGCCGCTCTGGGTGGCGGCGCTCGTGTGCGCGGCCAATCTTGCGTGCTGCCTGGGTTTCGGCCTCGGCTGGTTCGGCCTGCCCGACTGCGGCTACATGGGCCTCGCATGGAGCAATTTCGGCGCCCAGTGCCTCGGCGCGGCCTGCAATACCCTGTTGCTCGTGCGCTCCGGCTATTTGCGGCGCCGCGCCATCCCCTCGTTGCGCTGGCTTCGGATGGGCCTCCCCTATCTGGTGCGCGTGGCACTCCCCGCGGCGGCGGCGCAGATCGTCTGGCAGTCGGGCTATCTCACCCTCTTTGTGCTCGTGGCGTCGCTCCCCGTGGACAGTGTCCACGCGCTGGCGGGACTCACCGCGGGCCTCCGGGCCGAGGCCCTGCTCTTCCTGCCCGGCATGGCCTTCAACATGACCGTCGCCGTCCTCGTGGGCAACAGCCTGGGCGAGGGGCGGCCGGCCCAGGCGAAGCGCGTGGCGCTCGCACTCGTGGGGCTCGCCGCAGCCGCCATGAGCGTGGTCGCCATCATCATCTGGCCCTTCAGGGCGGACATCGCCGCCCTGCTTTCGCAGGAGGCGGCCACCCGGGCGCAGATCGTGAGCTACCTTTCCTATAACCTCGTCTCCACGCCCTTTTCCATCGCAAGCACCGTCATGGGCGGCATCATGGTGGGCGCGGGCGCCACGCAGTACAACCTGATGGTCTATGGGGGCACTTTCTGGATCGTGCGCCTCCCGCTCGGCTGGCTGCTGGGCCACCGGCTCTGGGGCACCGCATCGGGCGTGTTCGCCGCCATGCTCGTTTCGCAATGCCTGCAAGCCCTGATCATGCTCTATGTTGTCCTTCGCTGCGACTGGGCCCGCTTCGCCATGAACCGGCAGCGCCGCCCCCGCTGA
- a CDS encoding S24 family peptidase — MVPLPASPRTGDEAAQCLTRLMRALDVTTDAELARTLGITPQSVNGARKRREVPPAWIQSCAAQTGVNAHWLFFGRGPERLPEAGDGELPAAPADCETDLVTIPLAEARLSAGTGSLEVSGAQEGGYAFRSDFLRRKGNPRRMVLMRVSGDSMVPEIFDNDVVLLDQGQTDITPGRLYAVGFEDAIYIKRVDKLPGKVVLHSANPAYPPLSLDLRGDGADQFRVIGRVLWSGREYR, encoded by the coding sequence ATGGTACCGCTGCCCGCCTCCCCCCGCACCGGTGATGAAGCCGCCCAATGCCTCACCCGCCTCATGCGCGCGCTTGACGTGACCACCGATGCCGAGCTTGCCCGCACCCTGGGCATCACGCCGCAGTCCGTCAACGGTGCGCGCAAGCGCCGTGAGGTGCCCCCGGCCTGGATCCAGTCCTGCGCGGCGCAGACGGGCGTCAATGCCCATTGGCTTTTTTTCGGGCGCGGGCCGGAGCGGCTGCCAGAAGCCGGCGATGGGGAACTGCCCGCCGCCCCTGCCGACTGCGAGACCGACCTTGTCACCATCCCCCTCGCCGAGGCGCGGCTTTCCGCGGGCACGGGCAGCCTTGAGGTCAGCGGCGCCCAAGAGGGCGGTTATGCCTTCCGCAGCGATTTTCTGCGCCGCAAGGGCAATCCGAGGCGCATGGTGCTCATGCGCGTTTCGGGCGACAGCATGGTGCCGGAAATTTTTGACAACGATGTGGTCCTGCTCGACCAGGGCCAGACGGACATCACCCCGGGCCGGCTCTATGCCGTGGGCTTTGAGGACGCCATCTATATCAAGCGGGTGGACAAGCTGCCCGGCAAGGTTGTCCTGCACAGCGCCAACCCGGCCTACCCGCCCCTGAGCCTCGACTTGCGCGGCGACGGCGCAGACCAGTTCCGCGTCATCGGGCGCGTGCTCTGGTCAGGACGGGAATACCGCTGA
- a CDS encoding TAXI family TRAP transporter solute-binding subunit has product MKKILGLLLAGALILAAGAASAADGKRLTLATGGTSGVYYPLGGAIGQVLSNKSDGALSVTAQATGASGENMRLVEAGDVDFAIVQNDVADAAFNGNAPFKGKLGDVRAIARLYPEYIHVVASKDSGVKNLEDFKGKKISVGARGSGNEVNCRQIFDFYGLDYKNVEPIFLPYGETADQFKDRQVDGFVFSIGTPSPAIQDITTTQDVVFVPLEGAKADEVIAKFPYLVKDAIPAKTYKGQENEVPTLSVQAILVANKDMPDDVAYNLTKTLFENLGDVAKGHNKGSEILLEKAADGVTIPFHPGAEKYLKEKGILK; this is encoded by the coding sequence ATGAAAAAAATCTTGGGCCTTCTTCTCGCTGGTGCCCTCATCCTTGCCGCGGGCGCGGCGTCCGCCGCGGACGGCAAGCGGCTCACCCTGGCCACGGGCGGCACGTCCGGCGTGTATTATCCCCTGGGCGGCGCCATCGGCCAGGTGCTGAGCAACAAGAGTGACGGCGCGCTTTCCGTCACTGCCCAGGCCACGGGCGCCTCCGGCGAGAACATGCGCCTTGTGGAAGCCGGCGACGTGGATTTCGCCATCGTCCAGAACGACGTGGCCGACGCCGCCTTCAACGGCAATGCCCCCTTCAAGGGCAAGCTCGGCGACGTGCGCGCCATCGCCCGCCTCTACCCCGAATACATCCACGTCGTCGCCAGCAAGGACAGCGGCGTGAAGAACCTTGAGGACTTCAAGGGCAAGAAGATCTCCGTGGGCGCCCGCGGCAGCGGCAACGAGGTGAACTGCCGCCAGATCTTCGACTTCTACGGGCTGGACTACAAGAACGTGGAGCCCATCTTCCTGCCCTATGGCGAGACGGCCGACCAGTTCAAGGACCGCCAGGTGGACGGCTTCGTCTTCTCCATCGGCACGCCGAGCCCCGCCATCCAGGACATCACCACCACCCAGGATGTCGTCTTCGTGCCGCTTGAAGGCGCCAAGGCGGACGAGGTCATCGCCAAGTTCCCCTATCTCGTGAAGGACGCCATCCCGGCCAAGACCTACAAGGGCCAGGAAAACGAGGTGCCGACCCTCTCCGTCCAGGCCATACTCGTGGCCAACAAGGACATGCCCGATGACGTGGCCTACAACCTCACCAAGACCCTGTTCGAGAATCTTGGCGACGTGGCCAAGGGGCACAACAAGGGCTCGGAGATCCTGCTCGAAAAGGCTGCCGACGGCGTGACCATCCCCTTCCATCCGGGTGCGGAAAAGTACCTCAAGGAAAAGGGCATCCTGAAGTAA
- a CDS encoding phosphatidylglycerol lysyltransferase domain-containing protein: MDAHFMPVSLKESPAYYALWEATPRRSLDYTLANLWGWQEYYGLEWYFDGRLCWIRQTRPEVRPWAPIGDWNAVDWGAVLPCVAGKAGRDFIRVPEELVHLWQKACPQLLEVREERGQWEYLYKQEELATLAGNRFHKKRNHYNSYVKAYGEPDYRGVTDAMVEDVLGVQDDWCQWHECEGSPSLLAENEAINRVLTHWDAFRGLTGGSLYVDGRMIAFSVGEKLDSETLGVHFEKGLNGYKGVYQAMNCEFARHAGAGLKWINRAQDLDEEGLRQAKMTYLPADFLRKSTVHVRPA; the protein is encoded by the coding sequence ATGGACGCGCACTTCATGCCCGTGAGCCTCAAGGAAAGCCCCGCCTACTACGCCCTTTGGGAGGCGACTCCGCGCCGTTCGCTGGACTATACGCTGGCGAACCTCTGGGGCTGGCAGGAATATTACGGCCTTGAATGGTATTTTGACGGGCGCCTGTGCTGGATACGGCAGACGAGGCCGGAAGTGCGTCCCTGGGCGCCCATCGGCGACTGGAACGCCGTGGACTGGGGCGCCGTGCTCCCCTGCGTGGCGGGCAAGGCCGGGCGCGACTTCATCCGCGTGCCTGAGGAGCTTGTCCATCTCTGGCAAAAGGCGTGCCCGCAGCTTTTGGAGGTCCGCGAGGAGCGCGGCCAGTGGGAATATCTCTACAAGCAGGAAGAGCTTGCGACGCTCGCCGGCAATCGCTTTCACAAAAAGCGCAATCATTACAACAGTTACGTCAAGGCCTATGGCGAGCCGGATTACCGCGGCGTCACCGATGCCATGGTGGAAGACGTGCTCGGCGTGCAGGACGACTGGTGCCAGTGGCACGAATGCGAGGGCTCGCCCTCGCTGCTCGCCGAAAACGAGGCCATCAACCGCGTGCTCACCCATTGGGACGCCTTCCGGGGGCTCACCGGGGGCTCGCTCTATGTGGACGGCCGCATGATCGCCTTCAGCGTGGGCGAAAAGCTGGACAGCGAGACCCTTGGCGTCCACTTCGAGAAGGGGCTCAACGGCTACAAGGGCGTCTACCAGGCCATGAACTGCGAATTCGCGCGCCACGCGGGCGCGGGCCTGAAATGGATAAACCGCGCGCAGGACCTGGACGAGGAGGGCCTCCGGCAGGCCAAGATGACCTACCTACCCGCGGACTTCTTGCGCAAGTCCACGGTGCATGTGCGGCCTGCGTAA
- the galU gene encoding UTP--glucose-1-phosphate uridylyltransferase GalU, with protein sequence MKEIRKVIIPVAGWGTRSLPATKNIPKEMLPIYNKPVIQYVVEEAIRAHIRDVIFVTNRDKSVIEDHFDYNLQLEGVLERAGKLDKLQAVREVAEMVNIMSVRQKKQLGLGHAIMCARELVRGDPFAIMVGDDLMFGGVPGIGQLIEVAMAEKMPVVGVMEVPWEKVHKYGIIDGEEVAPGVYRVRDMVEKPKREDAPSRLAIVGRYVLTPDIFDYLEKVKPGQGGEIQLTDALQALAKDRGMMAVRMSGMRFDAGDWAEYLTANIYFALQDEELRYELLGLLKNFVQFQ encoded by the coding sequence ATGAAAGAGATTCGCAAGGTGATCATTCCCGTGGCCGGTTGGGGCACCCGTTCGCTCCCGGCAACCAAGAACATCCCCAAGGAAATGCTCCCCATCTACAACAAGCCCGTCATCCAGTATGTGGTGGAGGAGGCCATCCGCGCCCATATCCGTGACGTCATCTTCGTCACCAACCGTGACAAGAGCGTCATCGAGGACCACTTCGACTACAACCTCCAGCTCGAGGGCGTGCTCGAGCGCGCCGGCAAGCTGGACAAGCTCCAGGCGGTGCGCGAAGTGGCCGAAATGGTCAACATCATGTCCGTGCGCCAGAAGAAGCAGCTCGGCCTCGGCCATGCCATCATGTGCGCGCGCGAGCTCGTGCGCGGCGACCCCTTCGCCATCATGGTGGGCGATGACCTCATGTTCGGCGGCGTGCCCGGCATAGGCCAGCTCATCGAGGTCGCCATGGCCGAAAAGATGCCCGTTGTCGGCGTCATGGAAGTGCCGTGGGAGAAGGTCCACAAGTACGGCATCATCGACGGCGAGGAAGTGGCGCCCGGCGTCTATCGCGTGCGCGACATGGTGGAAAAGCCCAAGCGCGAGGACGCGCCCTCGAGGCTCGCCATCGTGGGCCGTTATGTGCTCACGCCCGATATTTTCGACTATCTCGAAAAGGTGAAGCCGGGCCAGGGTGGGGAGATCCAGCTCACGGACGCCCTTCAGGCCCTCGCCAAGGACCGCGGCATGATGGCCGTGCGCATGTCGGGCATGCGCTTTGACGCGGGCGACTGGGCGGAATACCTCACCGCCAATATTTACTTCGCCCTACAGGACGAGGAACTGCGCTACGAGCTGCTGGGCCTGTTGAAGAATTTCGTCCAGTTCCAGTAG
- a CDS encoding DUF1850 domain-containing protein, which produces MKRSLEPMQHCDGRAGSVPARRGFSQRRARGARLFAALGLCLALLGAPVAFAGAGAGGELCVRDAGGALAGAWPLGEGEGFAIRYTHSVALTPVEDHFIIRDGVINLDKTVYQDFGAGLPSAPEPGQAMSAGNGRIVMSGYARPLKTFDVRVGRVAGHALLLPESAGGGEVPFTKLAPAGSALTFIYAPQGCGAGARPHEPLQRQP; this is translated from the coding sequence TTGAAGCGTTCTCTTGAACCCATGCAGCATTGCGACGGCCGGGCGGGCTCTGTTCCCGCCCGGCGCGGTTTTTCGCAGCGCCGCGCACGCGGCGCGCGCCTTTTCGCCGCGCTCGGCCTCTGCCTTGCGCTGCTGGGGGCGCCCGTGGCCTTCGCCGGGGCAGGCGCCGGGGGCGAGCTTTGCGTCCGCGATGCCGGGGGCGCGCTCGCCGGGGCGTGGCCGCTCGGGGAGGGGGAGGGCTTTGCCATCCGCTACACCCACTCCGTGGCGCTGACCCCGGTGGAAGACCATTTCATCATCCGGGACGGCGTCATCAATCTGGACAAGACGGTGTACCAGGATTTCGGCGCCGGGCTTCCCTCGGCGCCCGAGCCGGGTCAGGCGATGAGCGCCGGCAATGGCCGCATCGTCATGAGCGGCTACGCGCGGCCCCTCAAGACCTTTGACGTGCGCGTGGGGCGCGTGGCCGGGCATGCCCTGCTGTTGCCCGAAAGCGCCGGCGGTGGGGAAGTCCCCTTCACCAAGCTCGCCCCGGCCGGAAGCGCCCTTACCTTTATCTATGCCCCGCAGGGATGCGGTGCCGGGGCAAGGCCCCATGAGCCATTGCAGAGGCAGCCATGA
- a CDS encoding TRAP transporter permease has translation MSHKERMQVIGQEGSGGFALEEGSRLDSDAAEKIQDTLDVSEIVAKYDKEATFRTFRGWLKIFISCVCIVFSGFQLFTAATGLYPPQIQRSIHLGFVLVLIYLLYPAKADGNKHRLNWYDVLLAAAGAAVCGYIIWNYDTIVLDAGPPTELDFIFGCASILLVLEATRRIVGLPITIVAIVFLLYAKFGNLIPGMLGHPGFSLKRIVGHMYLTTEGLFGMPLGVAASFVFLFILFGAFLHSTGLGKFFIDLALGAAGRFVGGPAKVAVLASGFFGTISGSSVANTVSTGTFTIPLMKSVGYRGAFAGAVEAASSTGGQIMPPIMGAAAFIMAQFLGVGYVEIAKAALIPALLYYLAVGFMVHMEAKRLGLKGIPKDRLPKPWHVLRHGGYLLIPIIVLVYLLMQGYTPLKSAYYCIVTTVVISLVANNWKAWAGAGPSGMTVRSSLAQCNKLALKDVLMAMENGGRLALGVSAACACTGFVIGVVTLTGVGLKLANAILALSAGSFALTLVLTMFSSIILGMGLPTTAKYIVLATIAAPAIQSFGVPQLAAHLFIMYFGILADLTPPVALAAYAAAGIARAEPNATGFMAVKLAFAGFLIPYIFCYNPALLMIGADTWEIVFIVCTAAVGIAALSFASVGYWLRNLFFWERLILVAAAITLITPGLKTDLIGFGLMAGVYVLQRVFKAGPGQPLMQGGKGGEAAGDA, from the coding sequence ATGAGTCACAAAGAGCGGATGCAGGTCATCGGGCAGGAAGGTTCCGGCGGATTCGCCCTCGAGGAGGGGAGCCGGCTGGACTCCGACGCCGCCGAAAAAATACAGGACACACTGGACGTTTCGGAAATCGTCGCCAAGTACGACAAGGAGGCGACCTTCCGCACCTTCCGCGGCTGGCTCAAGATTTTCATCAGTTGCGTCTGCATCGTTTTTTCCGGCTTCCAGCTCTTCACGGCGGCAACTGGCCTCTACCCGCCGCAGATCCAGCGCTCCATCCATCTCGGCTTTGTGCTCGTGCTCATCTACCTGCTCTATCCGGCCAAGGCCGACGGCAACAAGCACAGGCTCAACTGGTACGACGTGCTGTTGGCCGCTGCCGGCGCAGCTGTGTGCGGCTACATCATCTGGAACTATGACACCATCGTGCTGGACGCCGGGCCGCCCACCGAGCTTGACTTCATCTTCGGCTGCGCGTCCATCCTGCTGGTGCTGGAGGCGACGCGGCGCATCGTGGGCCTGCCCATCACCATCGTGGCCATCGTCTTTTTGCTCTACGCCAAGTTCGGGAACCTCATTCCCGGCATGCTCGGGCATCCCGGCTTTTCGCTCAAGCGCATCGTGGGCCACATGTACCTGACCACCGAGGGCCTGTTCGGCATGCCGCTCGGCGTGGCCGCGTCCTTCGTGTTCCTCTTCATCCTCTTTGGCGCCTTTTTGCACAGCACGGGCCTCGGCAAGTTTTTCATCGACCTCGCGCTCGGCGCGGCGGGCAGGTTCGTGGGCGGCCCGGCCAAGGTGGCCGTGCTCGCCAGCGGCTTTTTCGGTACCATCTCCGGGTCGTCGGTGGCCAATACCGTCTCCACCGGCACCTTCACCATCCCGCTCATGAAGAGCGTGGGCTATCGCGGCGCCTTCGCCGGCGCCGTGGAGGCGGCGTCCTCCACCGGCGGCCAGATCATGCCGCCCATCATGGGCGCCGCCGCCTTCATCATGGCGCAGTTTTTGGGCGTGGGCTATGTGGAGATCGCCAAGGCGGCGCTCATCCCGGCGCTGCTCTATTATCTCGCCGTGGGCTTCATGGTGCATATGGAGGCCAAGCGCCTCGGCCTCAAGGGCATCCCCAAGGACCGCCTCCCCAAGCCGTGGCATGTGCTCAGGCACGGCGGCTACCTGCTCATTCCCATCATCGTGCTCGTCTACCTGCTCATGCAGGGCTACACGCCGCTCAAGTCGGCCTATTACTGCATCGTGACGACCGTGGTCATCTCCCTGGTCGCCAATAACTGGAAGGCATGGGCCGGAGCTGGCCCCAGTGGCATGACCGTGCGAAGCAGCCTCGCCCAGTGCAACAAGCTGGCCCTGAAAGACGTGCTCATGGCCATGGAGAACGGCGGCCGCCTCGCGCTCGGCGTTTCCGCCGCCTGCGCGTGCACGGGCTTTGTCATCGGCGTGGTCACGCTCACCGGCGTGGGCCTCAAGCTCGCCAACGCCATCCTCGCGCTCTCGGCGGGGAGCTTCGCGCTCACCCTGGTGCTGACCATGTTCTCGTCCATCATCCTGGGCATGGGCCTCCCCACCACGGCCAAGTACATCGTGCTCGCCACCATCGCCGCACCGGCCATCCAGAGCTTCGGCGTCCCCCAGCTCGCCGCGCATCTCTTCATCATGTATTTCGGCATCCTTGCCGACCTCACCCCCCCGGTGGCGCTCGCCGCCTACGCGGCCGCGGGCATTGCCCGGGCCGAGCCCAACGCCACGGGCTTCATGGCGGTGAAGCTCGCCTTCGCGGGCTTCCTCATCCCCTATATCTTCTGCTACAACCCGGCCCTCCTGATGATCGGCGCCGATACATGGGAGATCGTCTTCATTGTCTGCACGGCGGCCGTGGGCATCGCCGCGCTGTCCTTCGCGAGCGTGGGCTACTGGCTGAGGAACCTCTTTTTCTGGGAGCGCCTCATCCTCGTGGCCGCGGCCATCACGCTCATCACCCCCGGCCTCAAGACCGACCTCATCGGCTTCGGGCTCATGGCCGGGGTCTATGTGCTCCAGCGGGTATTCAAGGCAGGCCCGGGCCAGCCCCTCATGCAAGGGGGGAAGGGCGGCGAGGCCGCCGGCGACGCCTAG